In Ilumatobacter fluminis, the following proteins share a genomic window:
- a CDS encoding alpha/beta hydrolase, producing MRRLLPLTIITAAVAVFAGLAVARRQRRIAAVAPELRHPQLMVPMSLRSDSSLQTGRRLIDALSKQAGKLVADGVDVRTEMVPTDGGDPPVRTLVYEPSGRVGPSAALLWIHGGGLVMGRPEMNHELCSRIAKELSIVVVNPDYRLAPEDPFPAGLDDCVTTLAWMHAQADALGLDTGRVAVGGGSAGGGLAACLAQVATDRGDLPVRFQLLQYPMLDDRTPLRDTDALLWTNTSNEYAWTAYLNHPPREHEGRPYASASRRVDFRGLPAAWIGVGDIDLFHDECVDYAERLEAAGVPVRFDVVPGMYHGAEAIRPDAPAAAGFIDGMLSALASGLEVERVVA from the coding sequence ATGAGACGACTGCTGCCCCTCACCATCATCACTGCCGCCGTGGCCGTGTTCGCCGGGCTCGCCGTGGCCCGACGGCAGCGTCGGATCGCGGCGGTCGCTCCGGAGTTGCGGCACCCGCAGCTGATGGTTCCGATGTCGCTCCGGTCCGATTCGAGCCTGCAGACCGGGCGACGGCTGATCGATGCCCTGTCGAAGCAGGCCGGCAAGCTGGTCGCGGACGGCGTCGACGTCCGGACCGAAATGGTGCCGACCGACGGAGGAGACCCGCCGGTACGAACCCTCGTCTACGAGCCGTCGGGTCGTGTCGGCCCGTCAGCGGCGCTGCTCTGGATCCACGGTGGCGGCCTGGTGATGGGGCGCCCCGAGATGAACCACGAACTCTGCTCACGGATCGCAAAGGAGTTATCGATCGTCGTCGTCAACCCCGACTACCGGCTCGCTCCCGAAGACCCGTTCCCGGCGGGGCTCGACGACTGCGTTACGACCCTGGCCTGGATGCACGCGCAGGCCGATGCGCTCGGCCTCGACACCGGCCGTGTCGCGGTCGGCGGCGGGTCGGCGGGCGGCGGACTGGCGGCTTGTCTTGCTCAGGTCGCAACCGACCGAGGCGACCTGCCCGTGCGCTTCCAGCTGCTGCAGTACCCCATGCTCGACGACCGAACTCCGCTTCGCGACACCGACGCGCTGCTCTGGACGAACACCTCGAACGAGTATGCGTGGACCGCCTACCTCAACCACCCACCACGCGAGCACGAGGGGCGCCCCTACGCGTCGGCGTCGCGCCGGGTCGACTTCCGGGGCCTCCCTGCGGCGTGGATCGGCGTCGGCGACATCGATCTGTTCCACGACGAATGCGTCGACTACGCCGAGCGCCTCGAGGCTGCCGGCGTGCCGGTCCGGTTCGACGTGGTGCCGGGCATGTACCACGGCGCCGAGGCGATCCGGCCGGATGCCCCGGCGGCGGCCGGCTTCATCGACGGGATGCTGTCAGCGCTCGCTTCCGGGCTCGAGGTCGAACGCGTCGTCGCCTGA
- a CDS encoding exodeoxyribonuclease III: MRLVSWNVNSIRSHHHRLVEWIERHDPDVVALQETKCTDEVFAALMAEVLADGYEFAHHGHNHWNGVAILSRVGIDDVRYGLPGVNRPPYDEARVVSATCGGIDVHSLYAPNGRELDDPHYLFKLVWLERLRTVRVPGRPTALLGDFNVAPTDRDIYDPVRWRRRTHASPPERAAIDALVDDGLRDVTREHLPDDGVFTWWSYRPGQFAANRGLRIDLALCSDDVADRVERLWIDTAERADTHDVEKPSDHAPLVLDLD, translated from the coding sequence GTGCGACTCGTCAGCTGGAACGTCAACTCGATCCGTTCCCATCACCACCGACTCGTCGAGTGGATCGAACGCCACGACCCCGACGTCGTGGCGCTGCAGGAGACCAAGTGCACCGACGAGGTGTTCGCAGCGCTGATGGCCGAGGTGCTCGCCGACGGGTACGAGTTCGCGCATCACGGACACAACCACTGGAACGGGGTCGCCATCCTGAGTCGGGTCGGGATCGACGACGTGCGCTACGGACTGCCCGGCGTGAACCGGCCGCCGTACGACGAGGCCCGGGTCGTGTCGGCGACGTGCGGCGGCATCGACGTCCACTCCCTGTACGCACCGAACGGTCGCGAGCTGGACGACCCGCACTACCTGTTCAAGCTGGTGTGGCTCGAACGACTCCGCACCGTGCGGGTGCCCGGTCGGCCGACCGCACTGCTCGGCGACTTCAACGTCGCGCCGACCGACCGAGACATCTACGACCCGGTGCGATGGCGTCGGCGTACGCATGCCAGCCCGCCCGAGCGGGCGGCGATCGACGCGCTGGTCGACGACGGATTGCGCGACGTCACCCGCGAGCACCTGCCCGACGACGGCGTGTTCACCTGGTGGAGTTACCGACCCGGCCAGTTCGCCGCGAACCGCGGCCTGCGAATCGACCTCGCCCTGTGTTCCGACGACGTCGCCGACCGGGTGGAGCGCCTCTGGATCGACACCGCCGAACGAGCCGACACCCACGACGTCGAGAAGCCCAGCGACCACGCCCCCCTCGTCCTCGACCTCGACTGA
- the trxA gene encoding thioredoxin yields MGTPVVACPSCGTKNRVPFAAKGHPRCPKCQTDLPWTVDAGDADFATAVDTSALVIVDLWAPWCGPCRMVAPILDRISSEFAGRVKIVKVNVDESPMTAQRYEARSIPMMLFMRGGDVVNTVVGAQPEHVMRTLVEGELRSGRGVS; encoded by the coding sequence ATGGGAACTCCCGTGGTGGCGTGCCCCTCGTGCGGCACGAAGAACCGAGTACCGTTCGCAGCCAAAGGTCATCCGCGCTGTCCGAAGTGCCAGACCGATCTGCCGTGGACGGTCGACGCCGGTGACGCCGACTTCGCCACCGCTGTCGATACCTCCGCCTTGGTCATCGTCGATCTCTGGGCGCCGTGGTGCGGCCCGTGCCGCATGGTCGCCCCGATCCTCGATCGGATCAGCAGCGAGTTCGCCGGGCGGGTCAAGATCGTGAAGGTGAACGTCGACGAGTCGCCGATGACCGCCCAGCGCTACGAGGCGCGCAGTATCCCGATGATGCTGTTCATGCGCGGCGGCGACGTCGTGAACACCGTCGTCGGTGCGCAGCCCGAGCACGTGATGCGCACCCTGGTCGAGGGCGAACTGCGTTCCGGGCGCGGTGTGTCGTGA
- a CDS encoding GlsB/YeaQ/YmgE family stress response membrane protein: MGILGWIFVGLIAGLLARWIVKDERTGCIYTVIVGVIGALIGGGLMSLIDEQGVDDFSFRSIIVAAIGAVLLLLILQAIAGRGPRTRR; this comes from the coding sequence GTGGGAATCCTCGGTTGGATCTTCGTCGGCCTGATCGCCGGACTGCTCGCACGCTGGATCGTCAAGGACGAGCGCACCGGCTGCATCTACACGGTGATCGTCGGTGTGATCGGTGCCCTGATCGGCGGCGGCTTGATGTCGCTGATCGACGAGCAGGGCGTCGACGACTTCTCGTTCCGGTCGATCATCGTCGCCGCGATCGGAGCCGTTCTGCTCCTCCTGATCCTCCAAGCCATCGCCGGCCGAGGCCCCCGAACCCGCCGCTGA
- a CDS encoding DUF1971 domain-containing protein codes for MNALQLPSGAELVRITETFDEATVPRGLMRAHRVAKGTWGRLVVDSGCLAFVWEDDGSVVALVAGDDQVIPPDTPHRVQITESVRFAVEFYTAVGS; via the coding sequence GTGAACGCGCTGCAGCTGCCGTCGGGTGCCGAACTGGTGCGCATCACCGAGACCTTCGACGAGGCGACCGTGCCGCGCGGACTGATGCGGGCACACCGTGTCGCCAAGGGGACGTGGGGACGGTTGGTCGTCGACAGTGGGTGTCTCGCCTTCGTCTGGGAGGACGACGGCAGCGTCGTCGCGCTCGTCGCCGGCGACGACCAGGTCATCCCGCCGGACACGCCGCATCGAGTCCAGATCACCGAGTCGGTGCGGTTCGCGGTCGAGTTCTACACCGCGGTCGGTTCCTGA
- a CDS encoding amidase, with the protein MNELHWWTAYGLADAIRGREVSAREALEHMVRRVEALDGEVNAVVRLDLERARAAAAEADEAIARGDELGPLHGVPITVKDSFMTEGCITTSGAPELADFVPDHDAWPVARLREAGAIVYGKTNLPIFAGDIQSYNEVYGTTNNPHDVTRTCGGSSGGSAAALSMGFTPIEVGSDIGGSIRVPAHYCGVKGHKPSYGIVPSHGQIPGMPGTLTQADLAVAGPMARSARDMEMMLQLMSGPDRWQQPGWKLELPERPVDDFSQLRIAAWLDDPYCPVDSSTRRVMGDLVSLIESAGGHVDTDARPGFTLEKADRVFKALLFAALSGGYSPDQIEQLATIDGDGPAEFAKRSSAQRHREWLANNERRLQLRERWREFFEGYDVILMPVQPRGAIPHDHSEPQWERTIDIDGVERPYLDLFGWTGPAGAGMLPSTVVPAGMGDDGLPIGVQVVGPYLHDITTIRAARLISKLCGGPPRPAMAV; encoded by the coding sequence ATGAACGAACTCCACTGGTGGACCGCCTACGGACTGGCCGATGCGATCCGCGGACGCGAGGTGTCGGCTCGGGAAGCACTCGAGCACATGGTGCGTCGTGTCGAGGCCCTCGACGGCGAGGTCAACGCCGTCGTCCGACTCGATCTCGAACGTGCGCGAGCCGCCGCAGCCGAGGCCGACGAGGCGATCGCTCGCGGCGACGAGCTCGGCCCGCTCCACGGCGTGCCGATCACCGTGAAGGACTCGTTCATGACCGAGGGGTGCATCACCACCTCGGGCGCACCCGAACTCGCCGATTTCGTGCCCGACCACGACGCGTGGCCCGTCGCCCGCCTGCGTGAGGCCGGCGCGATCGTGTACGGCAAGACCAACCTGCCGATCTTCGCCGGCGACATCCAGAGCTACAACGAGGTGTACGGCACGACCAACAACCCGCACGACGTCACCCGCACCTGTGGTGGCTCGTCGGGCGGGTCGGCCGCTGCGCTCTCGATGGGCTTCACACCGATCGAGGTCGGCTCCGACATCGGAGGATCGATCCGCGTCCCCGCCCATTACTGCGGCGTCAAAGGTCACAAGCCGAGCTACGGCATCGTGCCGTCACACGGCCAGATCCCCGGCATGCCCGGCACGCTCACCCAGGCCGACCTCGCCGTCGCCGGCCCGATGGCGCGCTCGGCCCGCGACATGGAGATGATGCTGCAGCTGATGAGCGGCCCCGACCGGTGGCAGCAGCCCGGCTGGAAGCTCGAACTGCCCGAACGGCCCGTCGACGACTTCTCCCAACTCCGCATCGCCGCCTGGCTCGACGACCCGTACTGCCCGGTCGACTCGTCCACCCGACGCGTGATGGGCGATCTGGTCTCGCTGATCGAATCGGCCGGCGGTCACGTCGACACCGACGCGCGACCCGGCTTCACGCTCGAGAAGGCCGACCGTGTCTTCAAGGCGCTCCTGTTCGCCGCGCTGTCGGGTGGCTACTCTCCCGACCAGATCGAACAGCTCGCGACGATCGACGGCGACGGTCCGGCCGAGTTCGCGAAGCGGTCGTCGGCACAGCGTCATCGAGAGTGGCTCGCGAACAACGAGCGGCGGCTGCAGCTGCGTGAGCGGTGGCGCGAGTTCTTCGAGGGATACGACGTGATCCTGATGCCGGTGCAGCCGCGTGGCGCGATCCCACACGATCACAGCGAACCACAGTGGGAACGCACCATCGACATCGACGGGGTCGAGCGGCCGTACCTCGATCTGTTCGGCTGGACCGGGCCGGCCGGTGCCGGCATGTTGCCGTCGACGGTCGTGCCGGCCGGCATGGGCGACGACGGCCTGCCGATCGGGGTGCAGGTGGTCGGCCCGTACCTGCACGACATCACCACGATTCGCGCCGCACGCCTCATCTCCAAGCTGTGCGGCGGCCCGCCCCGCCCGGCGATGGCCGTCTGA
- a CDS encoding chloride channel protein encodes MQDRVNRLGSVGALFATAIVTGAIAAVITAAFIWCYEHGIDFVWGDVPDALGVDPYGSWFTIAVPVVGGLLVGLVHLWIGDHPQAMEVALETWKSGERLAPSIAPKTMLAAAVILILGGPVGFEAAIVGVAGGMAAWSAVRIRSVGSLVRQVWGAERIDMLPEQFAKSPYWVAGITSLVAYRWMPFGGIDMGFRFDRFDGEWAVGDAATAFVTAVLVTVPTLLALVVIQRCERSTRYERSPIVYGMVGGLLFAILALGNEIVLFSGQMQFQQLPFESDGALLYVTVAKFAALLIAVSTGWRGGPIFPLYTSIGAFAIVAADVVGATTDIVQVAALAAVSTVLVKGNVPLALVLTLYVVPISYGFVMVIGSVAAVVVLALLRTSGVIPEPDEPEPA; translated from the coding sequence GTGCAGGATCGTGTGAACCGCCTCGGATCCGTCGGCGCCCTCTTCGCCACGGCCATCGTCACGGGTGCGATCGCCGCCGTCATCACGGCGGCGTTCATCTGGTGCTACGAGCACGGGATCGATTTCGTGTGGGGCGACGTGCCCGACGCGCTCGGGGTCGACCCGTACGGTTCGTGGTTCACGATCGCGGTGCCCGTCGTCGGCGGGCTCCTCGTCGGCCTCGTCCACCTGTGGATCGGCGACCACCCCCAGGCCATGGAGGTCGCGCTCGAGACGTGGAAGTCGGGCGAGCGGCTCGCACCGAGCATCGCACCCAAGACCATGCTCGCCGCAGCCGTCATCTTGATCCTCGGTGGTCCCGTCGGCTTCGAAGCAGCGATCGTCGGTGTGGCCGGTGGCATGGCGGCATGGTCGGCGGTGCGGATCCGATCGGTCGGCAGCCTGGTCCGTCAGGTGTGGGGCGCCGAGCGGATCGACATGTTGCCCGAGCAGTTCGCGAAGTCGCCGTACTGGGTCGCCGGCATCACCAGCCTGGTCGCCTACCGATGGATGCCGTTCGGCGGGATCGACATGGGCTTCCGGTTCGATCGCTTCGACGGCGAATGGGCGGTGGGTGACGCCGCTACCGCGTTCGTCACCGCCGTGCTCGTCACCGTGCCGACCCTGCTCGCACTCGTGGTGATCCAGCGGTGCGAACGATCCACCCGCTACGAGCGATCGCCGATCGTGTACGGCATGGTCGGCGGCTTGTTGTTCGCCATCTTGGCGCTCGGCAACGAGATCGTGCTGTTCTCGGGCCAGATGCAGTTCCAGCAGCTGCCGTTCGAGAGCGACGGGGCCCTGCTGTACGTGACGGTTGCGAAGTTCGCGGCCTTGCTCATCGCCGTGTCGACCGGGTGGCGTGGCGGGCCGATCTTCCCGCTGTACACGTCGATCGGTGCGTTCGCGATCGTGGCCGCCGACGTCGTCGGCGCAACGACCGACATCGTCCAGGTCGCGGCGCTGGCAGCGGTGAGCACGGTCCTGGTGAAGGGCAACGTGCCGCTGGCGCTGGTGCTCACGCTGTACGTCGTGCCGATCTCGTACGGCTTCGTCATGGTGATCGGCAGCGTCGCCGCCGTCGTCGTCCTCGCCCTCCTCCGCACCTCCGGCGTCATCCCCGAGCCCGACGAACCCGAACCCGCCTGA
- a CDS encoding nitroreductase family deazaflavin-dependent oxidoreductase, with the protein MDDVNEWNKQIIEEFRANAGKVGGPFEGMPLLILHSTGRKSGVERLNPLVYQPLDGSYAIFASKAGAPSNPDWFYNVTADADVSIEVGADTVPVRARVAEGDERSRIWETQKSNAPQFAEYEQSAGDREIPVVVLDPR; encoded by the coding sequence ATGGACGACGTCAACGAGTGGAACAAGCAGATCATCGAGGAGTTCCGGGCGAACGCCGGCAAGGTCGGCGGCCCCTTCGAGGGCATGCCGCTGCTGATCCTGCATTCGACCGGCCGCAAGTCGGGTGTGGAGCGCCTCAACCCGCTCGTGTACCAGCCCCTCGACGGGTCGTACGCGATCTTCGCGTCGAAGGCCGGCGCCCCGTCGAACCCCGACTGGTTCTACAACGTGACCGCCGACGCCGACGTCTCGATCGAGGTCGGCGCCGACACCGTCCCCGTGCGTGCCCGGGTCGCCGAGGGCGACGAGCGCAGCCGCATCTGGGAAACCCAGAAGTCGAACGCGCCGCAGTTCGCCGAGTACGAGCAGTCGGCCGGCGACCGAGAGATCCCCGTCGTCGTCCTCGACCCGCGCTGA